One Bufo gargarizans isolate SCDJY-AF-19 chromosome 3, ASM1485885v1, whole genome shotgun sequence DNA segment encodes these proteins:
- the LOC122931299 gene encoding olfactory receptor 52K2-like, giving the protein MSLQNSTRLLPIQFFLLGIPGLEHLYLYLAVVFTMVYITSIIGNVMLIFIIRIDRSLHEPMYFFLCMLSSIDLVLCNSTTPKMLGILWLNSHEIYSEACITQMFFLHFFAIMESSLLLAMAFDRYVAICNPLRYTSILTKWLIAHIGMLAIIRAVGLMLPLPFLLKRLPFCSANVIHHSYCEHMAVVKLACADTTPNNIYGIVVALSIGGLDLFFIICSYVMILRAVFKLASTEARTKALGTCASHICAILSFYIPVVLSSVVHRFGKNVPNHIHILLANVYLMLPPLINPIVYGVKTKQIKNRVKSVFGLHMFYQCLL; this is encoded by the coding sequence ATGTCTTTACAGAATTCTACCCGGTTGCTTCCCATTCAGTTCTTTCTCTTGGGGATCCCTGGCCTTGAACATCTCTACCTCTACCTTGCCGTTGTCTTCACCATGGTTTATATCACATCTATTATTGGAAACGTCATGCTGATTTTCATCATTAGGATAGATCGAAGCCTTCATGAACCCATGTACTTCTTTCTCTGCATGTTGTCCTCCATTGACCTAGTCTTGTGCAATTCTACCACACCCAAGATGTTGGGGATCCTTTGGCTGAACTCTCATGAGATTTACTCTGAGGCGTGCATCACCCAGATGTTTTTCCTCCATTTCTTTGCCATTATGGAGTCATCCCTACTCTTGGCCATGGCATTTGATAGATATGTTGCCATCTGTAACCCTCTTAGGTACACCTCGATACTAACAAAATGGCTGATAGCACATATCGGCATGTTGGCCATCATTAGAGCGGTAGGACTGATGCTGCCTTTACCTTTCCTTTTAAAGAGACTACCCTTCTGTTCGGCCAATGTCATCCACCACTCCTACTGTGAGCACATGGCTGTGGTGAAACTTGCCTGTGCCGATACCACCCCTAACAACATCTATGGCATAGTGGTGGCTCTTTCCATTGGAGGGTTGGATCTGTTCTTCATAATCTGCTCTTATGTCATGATTCTTAGAGCTGTGTTTAAGCTGGCCTCCACAGAAGCCAGAACTAAGGCTCTTGGCACATGCGCCTCTCATATTTGCGCCATCCTTTCATTTTACATTCCGGTTGTTCTGTCTTCTGTTGTccacagatttggaaaaaatgtcccAAATCATATTCACATCCTATTGGCCAATGTgtacctgatgctgccacctctcaTTAATCCTATTGTGTATGGGGTAAAGACCAAGCAGATAAAAAACCGGGTGAAATCTGTCTTTGGACTTCATATGTTCTACCAATGTCTGCTCTGA